From the genome of Salvelinus fontinalis isolate EN_2023a chromosome 20, ASM2944872v1, whole genome shotgun sequence, one region includes:
- the LOC129817690 gene encoding rho-related GTP-binding protein RhoB-like, with amino-acid sequence MAEIRKKLVVVGDGACGKTCLLIVFSKDEFPEVYVPTVFDNYVADIEVDTKQVQLALWDTAGQEDYDRLRPLSYPDTDVILMCFSVDSPDSLENIPEKWVPEVKHFCPNVPIILVANKRDLRNDENVRSELSRMKQEPVKTEDGRAMAMRIGAYDYLECSAKTKDGIREVFDTATRASLQKRSKPSSGCVNCCLLL; translated from the coding sequence ATGGCAGAGATACGAAAAAAGCTGGTCGTAGTCGGTGACGGCGCCTGTGGAAAGACCTGCTTGCTGATTGTGTTCAGCAAAGACGAGTTTCCTGAGGTCTATGTGCCAACTGTATTTGACAATTATGTGGCCGACATTGAAGTGGACACCAAGCAAGTCCAACTAGCACTGTGGGACACGGCTGGACAAGAGGACTACGATCGCCTTCGCCCGCTGTCCTATCCGGACACTGACGTCATCCTGATGTGCTTTTCCGTGGACAGTCCGGACTCCCTCGAAAACATCCCCGAAAAATGGGTGCCAGAGGTAAAGCACTTTTGTCCCAACGTGCCCATTATTTTAGTTGCCAACAAAAGAGACTTGCGCAACGACGAGAATGTTAGGAGCGAGCTGTCCAGAATGAAACAGGAACCAGTGAAAACAGAGGATGGGCGCGCCATGGCCATGCGCATTGGTGCATATGACTATTTGGAGTGTTCTGCTAAAACGAAGGATGGTATTCGGGAGGTGTTCGACACTGCGACACGTGCTTCTTTACAGAAGAGATCAAAACCGTCCAGCGGTTGTGTGAActgctgtctattgttgtga